Proteins encoded in a region of the Streptomyces sp. NBC_01471 genome:
- the tuf gene encoding elongation factor Tu → MAKAKFERTKPHVNIGTIGHIDHGKTTLTAAITKVLHDAYPDLNEASAFDQIDKAPEERQRGITISIAHVEYQTESRHYAHVDCPGHADYIKNMITGAAQMDGAILVVAATDGPMPQTKEHVLLARQVGVPYIVVALNKADMVDDEEILELVELEVRELLSEYEFPGDDLPVVKVSALKALEGDKEWGQTVLDLMKAVDESIPQPERDVEKPFLMPIEDVFTITGRGTVVTGRIERGVLKVNETVDIVGIKQDKTTTTVTGIEMFRKLLDEGQAGENVGLLLRGIKREDVERGQVIIKPGSVTPHTEFEAQAYILSKDEGGRHTPFFNNYRPQFYFRTTDVTGVVTLPEGTEMVMPGDNTLMSVSLIQPVAMEEGLKFAIREGGRTVGAGQVTKILK, encoded by the coding sequence GTGGCGAAGGCAAAGTTCGAGCGGACTAAGCCGCACGTCAACATCGGCACCATCGGTCACATCGACCACGGTAAGACGACCCTCACGGCCGCCATTACCAAGGTGCTGCACGACGCGTACCCGGACCTGAACGAGGCCTCGGCCTTCGACCAGATCGACAAGGCTCCCGAGGAGCGCCAGCGCGGTATCACGATCTCGATCGCGCACGTCGAGTACCAGACGGAGTCGCGTCACTACGCGCACGTCGACTGCCCGGGTCACGCCGACTACATCAAGAACATGATCACGGGTGCGGCGCAGATGGACGGCGCCATCCTCGTGGTCGCGGCCACCGACGGCCCGATGCCGCAGACCAAGGAGCACGTGCTCCTGGCCCGCCAGGTCGGCGTTCCGTACATCGTTGTCGCGCTGAACAAGGCCGACATGGTGGACGACGAGGAGATCCTGGAGCTCGTCGAGCTCGAGGTCCGTGAGCTCCTCTCCGAGTACGAGTTCCCGGGCGACGACCTTCCGGTCGTCAAGGTCTCGGCGCTCAAGGCCCTTGAGGGCGACAAGGAGTGGGGCCAGACCGTCCTCGACCTGATGAAGGCCGTCGACGAGTCGATCCCGCAGCCCGAGCGTGACGTCGAGAAGCCGTTCCTGATGCCGATCGAGGACGTCTTCACGATCACCGGTCGTGGCACCGTCGTCACCGGTCGTATCGAGCGTGGTGTCCTCAAGGTCAACGAGACCGTTGACATCGTGGGCATCAAGCAGGACAAGACCACCACCACGGTCACCGGCATCGAGATGTTCCGCAAGCTGCTCGACGAGGGCCAGGCCGGTGAGAACGTCGGTCTGCTCCTCCGTGGCATCAAGCGCGAGGACGTCGAGCGCGGCCAGGTCATCATCAAGCCCGGTTCGGTCACGCCGCACACCGAGTTCGAGGCCCAGGCCTACATCCTGTCGAAGGACGAGGGTGGCCGTCACACCCCCTTCTTCAACAACTACCGCCCGCAGTTCTACTTCCGTACCACGGACGTAACGGGCGTTGTGACCCTTCCCGAGGGCACCGAGATGGTCATGCCGGGCGACAACACCCTCATGAGCGTCTCGCTGATCCAGCCCGTCGCCATGGAAGAGGGCCTGAAGTTCGCCATCCGTGAGGGTGGCCGGACCGTGGGCGCCGGCCAGGTCACGAAGATCCTCAAGTAA
- a CDS encoding PIG-L family deacetylase yields MGISGISQGPGPTHQGPGPTHHESGHAPHESGPAPHRSGPSRRFLLAGLGTAAASAALSACSVPASPRRTTTTADPMPGKAISIARHDRLMQILAHPDDDMYFMNPDTQRMLDSGTPLICVYVTAGEATGINVVAGQPHPAPDKPAYSSARHQGLRQAYAVQLGLPPFTQWQKDVIALRGGHRAEINTLVRGARRVELIFLNTAMHTAHGRLGLPSLWTDRGLSLRTVVAEGSPLQEAGAYTYDAMVDVLTGLMAQYRPTVIHTLDPDPDIQHSPNAVRRKDSEQVGYSDHADHTATASFSWAAMIRWVAEATQGKGEVPAFVATSYRGYYNRHWPKNLSPKVLAQKAANLLPYGGDEAWNCGNPGGCGDYNVGIGRPLTNKKGWVRSTHYRYPGPRPVLATEPDGRLAGYGVLGLRAVRWRETAPGNGQWGPPHDLGGGPLAPTLGAAALKDGRQLLFGLRFSSIAGHGSTNTREIVLLQQRTPGGKFAAWTGLGNPEGDPDRGRRIGVPVAVTDRAGQVHLFVRDADQGISTRVRSTGGSWSPWRSLGGGQIQDGLSATVDTAGRVHVFASGRDTVHHWTQTAAGGPVVLYPDPLLPLPGDFPTAVAAKDGGVDVYYRGPATAATTHVHLGGNRPGTRPGTPSGARPQGPALLGQDDQGRIQLLLDGKVLRRTDGVVPLAGAALLAEGTGTAGDSSGPTVAGLGPGALPWLWRPVRAV; encoded by the coding sequence ATGGGGATATCGGGGATATCGCAGGGGCCCGGCCCCACACACCAGGGGCCCGGTCCCACACACCACGAGTCCGGTCACGCACCGCACGAGTCCGGCCCCGCACCCCACCGGTCCGGCCCCTCCCGGAGGTTCCTGCTCGCAGGGCTCGGTACGGCCGCCGCGTCCGCCGCGCTCAGCGCCTGCTCCGTACCCGCGTCGCCGCGCCGTACCACCACCACCGCCGACCCGATGCCGGGCAAGGCGATATCCATAGCCAGGCACGACCGGCTCATGCAGATACTGGCCCACCCCGACGACGACATGTACTTCATGAACCCGGACACCCAGCGGATGCTGGACTCCGGGACGCCCCTGATCTGCGTGTACGTCACCGCAGGCGAGGCCACCGGTATCAACGTCGTCGCAGGACAGCCGCACCCCGCCCCCGACAAGCCCGCCTACTCGTCGGCCCGGCACCAGGGCCTGCGCCAGGCGTACGCGGTACAGCTGGGCCTCCCGCCGTTCACCCAGTGGCAGAAGGACGTCATCGCGCTGCGCGGCGGCCACCGTGCGGAGATCAACACGCTGGTGCGGGGCGCCCGCAGGGTCGAGCTGATCTTCCTCAACACGGCCATGCACACCGCACACGGGCGGCTGGGCCTGCCATCGCTCTGGACCGACCGGGGGCTCAGCCTGCGGACCGTGGTCGCCGAGGGCTCCCCGCTCCAGGAGGCGGGCGCGTACACGTACGACGCGATGGTCGACGTGCTCACCGGGCTGATGGCGCAGTACCGCCCGACCGTCATCCACACCCTCGACCCCGACCCGGACATCCAGCACAGCCCGAACGCGGTCCGCCGCAAGGACAGCGAGCAGGTCGGCTACTCCGACCACGCGGACCACACCGCCACCGCCTCCTTCAGCTGGGCGGCGATGATCCGCTGGGTCGCCGAGGCCACGCAGGGGAAGGGCGAGGTGCCGGCCTTCGTCGCCACCTCCTACCGGGGCTACTACAACCGCCACTGGCCGAAGAACCTGTCGCCGAAGGTCCTCGCCCAGAAGGCCGCGAACCTGCTCCCTTACGGCGGTGACGAAGCCTGGAACTGCGGAAACCCGGGCGGCTGCGGCGACTACAACGTGGGCATCGGCCGGCCGCTGACCAACAAGAAGGGGTGGGTCCGCTCCACCCACTACCGGTATCCGGGCCCGCGACCCGTCCTGGCCACCGAGCCGGACGGACGCCTCGCCGGGTACGGGGTCCTCGGCCTGCGCGCGGTGCGCTGGCGCGAGACGGCTCCGGGCAACGGCCAGTGGGGGCCGCCGCACGACCTGGGCGGCGGGCCGCTGGCCCCGACGCTCGGCGCGGCCGCGCTCAAGGACGGCCGGCAGCTGCTCTTCGGGCTGCGGTTCTCCTCGATAGCCGGGCACGGCTCGACCAACACGCGCGAAATAGTGCTGCTCCAACAGCGCACGCCCGGCGGGAAGTTCGCGGCGTGGACCGGGCTCGGCAACCCTGAGGGCGACCCGGACCGGGGCCGCCGGATAGGCGTCCCCGTCGCGGTCACCGACCGTGCGGGGCAGGTGCACCTCTTCGTACGCGACGCCGACCAGGGCATCAGCACCCGGGTCCGCTCCACCGGGGGGAGCTGGTCCCCCTGGCGGAGTCTGGGCGGCGGCCAGATCCAGGACGGCCTCTCCGCCACGGTCGACACGGCGGGCCGTGTCCATGTCTTCGCCTCGGGCCGGGACACCGTGCACCACTGGACCCAGACCGCGGCGGGCGGCCCCGTGGTGCTGTACCCGGACCCCCTCCTGCCGCTGCCGGGCGACTTCCCCACCGCTGTCGCCGCCAAGGACGGCGGCGTGGACGTGTACTACCGCGGGCCCGCGACGGCCGCGACGACCCACGTGCACCTGGGCGGCAACCGACCCGGCACCCGCCCCGGCACTCCCTCCGGCGCCCGCCCTCAGGGGCCCGCGCTGCTCGGCCAGGACGACCAGGGCCGTATCCAGCTCCTGCTGGACGGCAAGGTACTGCGGCGCACCGACGGCGTCGTACCGCTCGCGGGGGCCGCCCTGCTGGCCGAGGGGACCGGGACCGCCGGGGACTCCTCCGGCCCGACCGTGGCCGGCCTCGGCCCGGGAGCACTCCCCTGGCTGTGGCGGCCGGTCCGGGCCGTGTAG
- the gdhA gene encoding NADP-specific glutamate dehydrogenase, whose amino-acid sequence MTPPTTSSSKDKLAALRTEIEHRNPAQPEFHQAVHEVLESLAPVLAVRDDYAQASLVERLCEPERQIIFRVPWQDDRGRVHVNRGFRVEFNSALGPYKGGLRFHSSVNLGIVKFLGFEQVFKNALTGLGIGGGKGGSDFDPHGRSDSEVMRFCQSFMTELHRHIGAHTDVPAGDIGVGGREIGYLFGQYRRITNRWESGVLTGKGLSWGGSSIRPEATGYGNVYFAAEMLRRRGEDLQGQTAVVSGSGNVAIYTIEKLKALGANALTCSDSGGYVIDDKGIDVELLKQIKEVERARISEYAARRGGSARYISGGSVWNVPADIALPSATQNELDADAAATLVRNGVKAVSEGANMPTTMEAVDVLHEAGVAFGPGKAANAGGVAVSALEMQQNAARDTWAPERVEDELLRIMRDIHHTCYETAERYGAPGNYVTGANIAGFERVADAMLAQGLI is encoded by the coding sequence GTGACACCGCCAACCACGAGTTCTTCGAAGGACAAGCTCGCTGCGCTGCGCACCGAGATCGAGCACCGCAACCCGGCCCAGCCCGAGTTCCACCAGGCAGTTCACGAAGTTCTGGAGAGCCTGGCGCCGGTGCTGGCCGTGCGGGACGACTACGCCCAGGCGAGCCTGGTGGAACGCCTCTGCGAGCCGGAGCGGCAGATCATCTTCCGGGTGCCCTGGCAGGACGACCGGGGGAGGGTGCACGTCAACCGCGGCTTCCGGGTGGAGTTCAACAGCGCGCTCGGCCCGTACAAGGGCGGTCTGCGTTTCCACTCCTCGGTGAACCTCGGCATCGTGAAGTTCCTGGGCTTCGAGCAGGTCTTCAAGAACGCGCTGACCGGTCTCGGCATCGGCGGCGGCAAGGGCGGCAGCGACTTCGACCCGCACGGCCGCTCCGACTCCGAGGTCATGCGCTTCTGCCAGTCCTTCATGACGGAACTGCACCGCCACATCGGCGCGCACACCGACGTGCCCGCCGGTGACATCGGCGTCGGCGGCCGGGAGATCGGCTATCTCTTCGGCCAGTACCGGCGCATCACCAACCGCTGGGAGTCCGGCGTCCTCACCGGCAAGGGCCTCTCCTGGGGCGGCTCGTCCATCCGGCCCGAGGCGACCGGCTACGGCAACGTCTACTTCGCCGCCGAGATGCTGCGCCGCCGCGGCGAGGACCTCCAGGGCCAGACCGCGGTGGTCTCCGGCTCCGGCAACGTCGCCATCTACACCATCGAGAAGCTCAAGGCCCTCGGGGCCAACGCTCTGACCTGCTCGGACTCCGGTGGCTACGTCATCGACGACAAGGGCATCGACGTCGAACTCCTGAAGCAGATCAAGGAGGTCGAACGCGCGCGCATCAGCGAGTACGCCGCGCGCCGCGGCGGGTCCGCCCGGTACATCAGCGGCGGCAGCGTCTGGAACGTGCCCGCGGACATCGCACTGCCGTCCGCCACCCAGAACGAACTCGACGCCGACGCCGCCGCGACCCTCGTGCGCAACGGGGTCAAGGCCGTCTCCGAGGGCGCCAACATGCCCACCACCATGGAGGCCGTCGACGTCCTCCACGAGGCGGGAGTCGCCTTCGGCCCCGGCAAGGCGGCCAACGCGGGCGGTGTCGCGGTCAGCGCCCTGGAGATGCAGCAGAACGCGGCCCGTGACACCTGGGCGCCGGAGCGCGTCGAGGACGAACTGCTGCGGATCATGCGCGACATCCACCACACCTGCTACGAGACCGCCGAACGCTACGGCGCCCCCGGCAACTACGTGACCGGCGCCAACATCGCCGGTTTCGAACGGGTCGCGGACGCGATGCTGGCCCAGGGCCTCATCTAG